The Arachis duranensis cultivar V14167 chromosome 2, aradu.V14167.gnm2.J7QH, whole genome shotgun sequence genome has a window encoding:
- the LOC110278300 gene encoding uncharacterized protein LOC110278300 → MLFIWMCYVDTRCAPNLLATLSSDHLNDAQRNEVRAMGFGSLLGILKGNLNHDLILALANAYDPDKFHLHTPIGKVDVTWKSVAAVFGMPAFGDPFKEVTKEYESILSEFKNKSPNALKQTMLENPEGGPTFRIAFLLYALITFLLPINTTMTRDKIFPFIIDVDNPMKYCWIRCIVDGLIDGANKYKKGLVLTLNGCIYVLQILYFHKQKYGPFDFEKEPQPPWLSHWTKELLSAQIALERKSSSGLVKSKEEQPVLKRPVRPKKRVVKEATKAEKEQNEKKKVVDSLKKGKKELREEEKTTITSKYTWTIKNFSKLKCDKLYSETFFTGKHPWRIRIHPKGNKVNCLSIYLSVGDNANFPAGWSKTANIKMSLINQLYSDDTITHVGVHTYKHNSTGVVGAYGFPSFVSLAEFCDPSEGFLVKDTCIIVAEVSVENSGHEDTNVDHLPKEMCSSTCDELINFKGLCQIEKDHVNLLEEACLKHPSIIESYRKRKRSQKFTEWSFTTLGKVLQFLKTKKVKDMNEDACKELQDLWEELEMVKFDDLSWLKPHVESALSMKNYAERLMNVKRLKGSVVALEVKRRNLKEEMILAETDLERARKELAMAEKSWNISLAQLQLTLDDDLIIVAEFFVKESPHHHNQLDDGTSNTIIDDSSKPCFHVYEELDNTKEKGFVQLAEEACHKHPSVIECHKNKNHSSMFTKWGFIALGTVLHFLKTKKVKDMNDEACKELQLLWKEEKAFGFDDLAWLEPHVKCALGMRNYKERAMHVEKMKENVAALEVDLKVAREELVKAQQGFEERDLNDVLGY, encoded by the exons ATGTTATTCATATGGATG TGCTATGTTGACACGAGATGTGCACCAAACTTGTTAGCGACACTTTCTTCTGATCATTTGAATGATGCGCAACGCAATGAGGTCCGAGCAATGGGTTTTGGATCCCTCTTGGGTATTCTCAAGGGGAATTTAAACCATGATTTGATTTTGGCCCTTGCAAACGCCTATGATCCCGACAAATTTCATCTTCACACTCCAATAGGAAAAGTAGATGTTACCTGGAAATCAGTTGCAGCTGTCTTTGGAATGCCTGCATTcg GTGACCCATTCAAGGAGGTAACAAAAGAGTATGAGTCCATACTTTCAGAGTTCAAGAATAAAAGTCCAAATGCTTTGAAACAAACCATGCTAGAAAATCCAGAAGGGGGTCCCACATTTAGGATAGCTTTTTTGTTGTATGCATTGATAACATTTTTGTTACCAATAAATACAACAATGACTCGGGATAAAATTTTTCCATTTATAATTGATGTTGATAATCCAATGAAGTACTGTTGGATTAGATGCATTGTTGATGGCCTTATTGATGGAgctaacaaatataaaaaaggaTTGGTGTTAACTTTGAATGGGTGCATATATGTGCTTCAg ATATTATACTTCCATAAGCAAAAATATGGACCCTTTGATTTTGAGAAAGAACCACAACCGCCTTGGCTTTCCCATTGGACAAAGGAACTTCTTTCTGCCCAAATAgcattagaaagaaaaagttcATCG GGGCTGGTTAAGTCAAAGGAAGAGCAACCTGTGCTTAAACGACCAGTTCGGCCAAAGAAAAGGGTTGTAAAAGAGGCTACTAAAGCGGAAAAAGagcaaaatgaaaagaaaaaagtggtCGACAGCCTTAAGAAGGGTAAAAAAGAAttgagggaagaagaaaaaacaactATCACCTCAAAGTACACATGGACCATCAAGAACTTCTCTAAATTGAAGTGCGACAAGCTCTACTCCGAGACCTTCTTCACTGGCAAGCATCCATG GCGGATTCGTATACATCCAAAAGGAAATAAAGTAAACTGCTTGTCAATCTATTTGTCTGTTGGTGATAATGCTAATTTTCCTGCTGGTTGGAGCAAAACTGCTAACATTAAGATGTCTCTAATTAATCAGCTCTATTCTGATGACACCATAACACATG TGGGTGTGCATACCTACAAGCACAACAGCACAGGAGTGGTTGGTGCCTATGGTTTCCCATCCTTTGTGTCTTTAGCTGAATTTTGTGACCCTAGTGAAGGGTTTCTTGTGAAGGACACATGCATAATTGTTGCTGAGGTTTCTGTCGAGAATTCAGGACACGAAGATACTAATGTTGATCACTTGCCTAAGGAAATGTGCTCATCAACATGTGATGAGTTGATCAATTTCAAGGGTCTATGCCAAATAGAAAAAGACCATGTTAATCTGCTGGAGGAAGCATGTTTGAAGCATCCTTCCATTATTGAAAGCTATAGAAAGAGAAAACGGAGCCAGAAGTTCACAGAATGGTCATTCACAACTCTAGGGAAAGTGTTGCAGTTTCTAAAGACAAAAAAGGTGAAAGACATGAATGAAGATGCATGTAAGGAGCTTCAAGATTTGTGGGAGGAGCTTGAGATGGTTAAGTTTGATGATTTGAGTTGGCTGAAGCCCCATGTTGAATCTGCATTGAGTATGAAAAATTATGCAGAGAGATTGATGAATGTGAAAAGGCTGAAGGGTAGTGTAGTTGCTCTAGAGGTTAAGAGGAGGAACCTGAAAGAAGAAATGATTTTAGCAGAGACAGATCTTGAAAGAGCAAGAAAGGAATTGGCAATGGCTGAAAAAAG TTGGAACATTTCTTTGGCTCAACTACAACTTACTCTGGATGATGATTTGATCATTGTTGCCGAATTCTTCGTGAAGGAATCACCACATCATCATAACCAATTAGATGATGGAACTAGTAACACTATTATTGATGATTCCTCAAAACCATGTTTTCATGTTTATGAAGAGTTAGATAACACAAAGGAAAAGGGTTTTGTTCAATTGGCAGAGGAAGCTTGCCACAAGCATCCATCAGTCATTGAATGTCATAAGAACAAAAATCATAGTTCTATGTTCACCAAGTGGGGATTCATTGCATTGGGAACAGTGTTACATTTTCTTAAGACTAAGAAGGTGAAGGATATGAATGATGAAGCTTGCAAGGAACTACAACTTTTATGGAAAGAAGAAAAGGCTTTTGGTTTTGATGATTTGGCTTGGTTGGAGCCTCATGTTAAGTGTGCTTTGGGTATGAGGAATTATAAGGAGAGAGCTATGCATGTGGAAAAAATGAAGGAGAATGTGGCAGCTCTAGAAGTTGATCTTAAAGTGGCGAGAGAAGAATTGGTTAAAGCTCAACAAGGTTTTGAAGAAAGAGACTTAAATGATGTGTTGGGATATTGA
- the LOC107476100 gene encoding MATH domain and coiled-coil domain-containing protein At3g58370-like — protein MENQEKIGETFETFKWTIKDFYKLKSKKIYSQNFYIGGHSWRILMYPKGNKVDYLSIYLDAGTLADVETRFSKFKLVLINQVNDKLTQIKETQHTFNARESDWGFTSFIPLVDLYVFNEGFIVNGTCIIEARISISHPELEKKVDEAAPPVSMQVPAKPIEHADNPLPMDISAIPIDELVDFRGLGKIEKAFVPLLDEVCAKHPSVIGCQKKRSRRFTEWAFTALGRVLHFLKTKKARDMDEEACSHLQILWEELETFRFNLTWLEPHVQSALDMKNYMERSAKVRSVKENVAALEMEMKKLKAMVAYVEVDLEMARRELVKVEEGFEERDLDGELGYGP, from the exons ATGGAGAATCAAGAAAAGATTGGAGAAACGTTTGAGACGTTCAAATGGACCATTAAGGACTTCTATAAGTTGAAATCCAAGAAGATTTACTCTCAGAACTTCTACATTGGTGGTCATTCATG GCGGATTCTTATGTATCCAAAGGGAAACAAGGTGGATTACTTGTCAATTTATTTAGATGCTGGTACTTTGGCTGATGTAGAGACCAGATTTTCCAAGTTTAAGTTGGTTCTAATTAATCAGGTCAATGACAAATTGACACAGATAAAAG AAACTCAACACACATTCAATGCCAGAGAGAGTGACTGGGGATTCACATCGTTTATACCTTTAGTTGACCTTTATGTTTTTAACGAGGGGTTTATTGTGAATGGCACTTGTATAATTGAAGCTAGGATTTCCATCAGCCACCCAGAACTTGAGAAAAAGGTTGATGAAGCTGCTCCACCAGTTTCTATGCAAGTTCCTGCTAAGCCTATTGAACATGCTGATAATCCTTTACCTATGGACATATCTGCAATCCCAATTGATGAGCTTGTTGATTTCAGGGGTTTAGGGAAAATAGAAAAAGCGTTTGTTCCTCTTCTAGACGAAGTATGTGCAAAGCATCCGTCAGTTATTGGATGCCAGAAGAAGAGAAGTCGAAGGTTTACCGAATGGGCATTCACGGCTTTGGGAAGAGTTCTGCATTTCCTCAAGACTAAAAAGGCAAGAGATATGGATGAAGAGGCTTGTAGCCATCTTCAAATCTTATGGGAGGAACTCGAGACGTTTAGATTCAATTTAACTTGGCTGGAGCCACATGTTCAATCTGCCTTAGATATGAAAAATTACATGGAAAGATCCGCTAAGGTGAGAAGTGTGAAGGAGAATGTGGCTGCTCTGGAGATGGAAATGAAGAAGCTGAAGGCAATGGTTGCTTACGTAGAAGTTGATCTTGAAATGGCAAGAAGAGAATTGGTGAAAGTTGAAGAAGGTTTTGAAGAGAGAGATTTGGATGGTGAACTAGGATATGGACCATAG
- the LOC107476101 gene encoding MATH domain and coiled-coil domain-containing protein At3g58370-like: protein MENQKKIGETFETFKWTIKDLSKLNTKKIYSQEFFIGGHSWRILMFPKGNKVMFPKGNKVDYLSIYLKVSDAVTLPNGWTRFSKFQLVLINQIDSKLTKAKEAQHTFNARESDWGYTLFIPLADFYDHSKGFIVDDTCIIEAKISVSNQELKKKVDEAAPPASVQVPAKPIEHADNPSSMDMCTISIDELVDFRGLGKIEKSFVPLLDEVCAKHPSVIECQKKRSRRFSEWAFAALGRVLHFLKTKKVRDMDEEACSHLQILWEELETFRFDLTWLEPHVQSALGMKFYMDRCTKVKRVKENVAALEMEMKKLKAMVAAVEIDLETARSELVKVEEGFEERDLDGELGYGP, encoded by the exons ATGGAGAATCagaaaaaaattggtgaaaCGTTTGAGACATTCAAATGGACTATTAAGGACTTATCTAAGTTGAACACCAAGAAGATTTACTCTCAGGAATTCTTCATTGGTGGCCATTCATG GCGGATTCTTATGTTTCCGAAAGGAAACAAGGTTATGTTTCCAAAAGGAAACAAGGTGGATTActtgtcaatttatttgaaagtTAGTGATGCTGTTACTCTGCCAAATGGATGGACCAGATTTTCCAAATTCCAGTTGGTTCTGATTAATCAGATTGATAGCAAATTGACAAAAGCAAAAG AAGCTCAACATACATTCAATGCCAGAGAGAGTGACTGGGGCTACACATTATTTATACCTTTAGCTGACTTTTATGATCATAGCAAGGGGTTTATTGTGGACGACACTTGTATAATTGAAGCCAAGATTTCCGTCAGCAACCAAGAACTCAAGAAAAAAGTTGATGAAGCTGCACCACCAGCTTCTGTGCAAGTTCCTGCCAAGCCTATTGAACATGCTGATAATCCTTCATCTATGGACATGTGTACAATCTCAATTGACGAGCTTGTTGATTTCAGGGGATTagggaaaatagaaaaatcGTTTGTTCCACTTCTTGACGAAGTATGTGCAAAGCATCCCTCGGTTATTGAATGCCAGAAGAAGAGAAGTCGAAGGTTTAGCGAATGGGCATTCGCGGCTTTGGGAAGAGTTCTGCATTTCCTCAAGACTAAAAAGGTGAGAGATATGGATGAAGAGGCTTGTAGCCATCTTCAAATCTTATGGGAGGAACTCGAGACGTTTAGATTCGATTTAACTTGGCTCGAGCCACATGTTCAATCTGCCTTAGGTATGAAATTTTACATGGACAGATGCACTAAGGTGAAGCGTGTGAAGGAGAATGTGGCTGCGCTGGAGATGGAAATGAAGAAGCTGAAGGCAATGGTTGCTGCAGTTGAAATTGATCTTGAAACGGCAAGAAGTGAATTGGTGAAAGTTGAAGAAGGTTTTGAAGAGAGAGATTTGGATGGTGAACTAGGATATGGACCATAG
- the LOC107476019 gene encoding ubiquitin C-terminal hydrolase 12, whose amino-acid sequence MENQEKIGETFETFKWTIKDLSKLNTKNIYSQDFFIGGHPWVILMYLSGNNVDYLSIYLGVRDSSTLTDGWTRFSKFRLVLINQINNKLTTAKETEHTFSARDCVRGFKLCILLSDFYDHSKGFLVNGTCIIEAKISVNIPELEKKVYQAAPPVPCKFLPSLLKMVIILYLWTCLQSQWMSLLISGVLGK is encoded by the exons ATGGAGAATCAAGAAAAGATTGGTGAAACGTTTGAGACGTTCAAATGGACCATTAAGGACTTGTCTAagttgaacaccaagaataTTTACTCTCAGGATTTCTTCATCGGTGGCCATCCATG GGTGATTCTTATGTATCTCAGCGGAAACAATGTGGATTACTTGTCAATTTATTTGGGTGTTCGAGATTCTTCTACTTTAACTGATGGATGGACCAGATTTTCCAAATTCAGGTTGGTTCTGATTAATCAGATTAATAACAAATTGACAACAGCAAAAG AAACTGAACACACATTCAGTGCCAGAGATTGCGTCCGGGGCTTCAAGCTGTGTATACTTTTATCTGACTTCTATGATCATAGCAAGGGGTTTCTTGTGAATGGCACTTGTATAATTGAAGCTAAAATTTCTGTCAACATCCCAGAACTCGAGAAAAAAGTTTATCAAGCTGCTCCACCAGTACCGTGCAAGTTCCTGCCAAGCCTACTGAAAATGGTGATAATCCTTTATCTATGGACATGTCTGCAGTCTCAATGGATGAGCTTGTTGATTTCAGGAGTTTTGGGAAAATAG